A stretch of DNA from Triticum dicoccoides isolate Atlit2015 ecotype Zavitan chromosome 2A, WEW_v2.0, whole genome shotgun sequence:
AGGTttttagccgagtgctttggcgcgatagcaagtatcggcccAGTCGGATCGTTATGCATAATCGGCTGTTGTATGGCGAATGTTTCGGAGCCCAAGATGAGTGAGTCGGTATCGTTtttttccttgcctttgcttgactcgACCATTGCAGCACTTGgcgacttaacacgccattcttgcttgccgacccttttttgattatcttgcaCTGGCCGATTGATACCATTGTTCAAAcggcctcgtgtgggataagaaagtCTCTCACGAACGAGCCTCCTTGGTTCTGTCCaacccggatgaaaagcataaggggtCATTGGGGGCTGCCCCCGTCCTCCATTGAAACCTCCCATGTAGTATGGCGCATAGGGGAGTGGCGGCATCCATGGTCCTGACGCCCACGCCCCACATGGCCTcgcatgatgctgaaattcttcccGAGGAGGTGACCTTGAGTGCTTCAAATTTGATGACCGGTCAGAGTTAGAACCGGCTGCAcgattggcatacttggacaacaacatatcaaaagttggcttgattttcttgcgctgcactttagactcattcgtcttccacttaccaacttctggactcttgggcttaacaaatCTGACATGAGTGTTCTTttgcacttgtggttgcccccccGAGTGTcagattcttgatggtgatcttgattatctccttgccaccaggttgcttatcaagcacaacctgtctTCCCAAGAtcttgttgtcctccttgtctttcctgggctcaccaacaataacattagctttattagcaaatTCGGCTACCTTTgcccgaatgagtagcttcttcccctccaaatccatggtattcattgggaaaggttgtttatcaacttgcatctcagaaaagtttaaTCGTCCATCATTAAcgaccgattgtatctgtcgtcgaaaaacattgcaatcgttagtagcatgagaaaaagaattatgatacttgcaataagcgtgccgcttcagctcttcaaacggcggtaaagtatgagatattctaataatcttagcctgcagcaaagtatcaaatattctatcacacttagcaatgttaaaagtaaacttcatctcttcatcacgattcttatgaatcggtttcagatcattgcaagtaaatggtttggctttagatggccaaacaaattcagtagaaaaaacatcaccctcattgtccgagtgatcactatcatattccaccatattcatctttggacgatcgactttgtatctatgcacttctttgaggtctttgcttcggctttcctgagccaaagccctttgtaagacttggttgatatttaaaaactcaagccttctagcttttctctaatgggagttctcaaaccactcagcactagggccGCCAAGttcctctcggttatcaccaaactaaaacaccggttttttgtttctctaaatctcttgacgtaatcggagaccgattcatcatgcttttgtttacccgatgttagatgtgacaatttgagttcattgtcgccgctataaaaatgatcatgaaacttctgctctagctgcgaccaaacccgaatggaaccatgcggtaaagaagaaaaccatgaaaatgcggtaccagttaatgataaaggaaataaacgcactttcaattcattcaatgagcctgcctcacccaattgtgctaaatattgactaacatgctcccatgtggtttttgtgccctctccattgaacttaacaaaatctagaatcttatatcccggagggcactggatggcatcaaagtactcgaggtacgacttttggtaaatccgattccgaggtaactcaactccaaaattctctcgaagcatcttagccatctactctttaagattagctagaccatcatccatagagGACGACGCAACTTGTGGCAGCGACATAGGAGGAGTAGGACTACTAGCAATAGGTATGAACTGTGGCATGTATGCCGAACTATAGTTCGGTAATGGCCGAGTGGTTGcagctgtaggtagggtttggttcggcgttgccaccgaacctggcatgctcataataggattaatgggtgcagtcacaatctgatttgtttgagtaggataataagtcatcggcatgaggcgccgatgagataggtaaagccagattagtgttttgcacactagcagctacaccatcattaccactagacgattgagatgtattcttctgagcattagtattttctatgaaagtttggtagactagattgttaccatcaatctcagcccactgctcaggagaaaaggcagtacttacagagggtttaacctgctcggcttgaagaggagggaacttgatttcttcaatcggagtgatgttgccttggtgatccttcttgaactttgcaaggaactcctgcaagtccttctcctcgcgcgccttcttgtactcctcatagacttggcgatgatcggccgatatctcatcaagactgggcttaatgatgttatcggcgtctacctcagatggcttgggaagattggacatggtggatgatgatgattgatgttcggtccccagcggagtcgccaaaaagtgtgttgacacacgaacatgtcacatgtaccctcgacgccgggggtgatgcaccgcagctcacatcgaaggagacccgaccgacagcgcaatacgcaagacagtcgacgggcgcttttgcagacccgaaaaccccacacccccgggagggaccccgtcagggagtgcggcggctatgggctgccgtaggtcgattcgctcgcccctagagcctcgggattcgcagctctcaaacacaaagaacagcgaagaacgagatagaaaaacggtggagagataaaacgtagataaaaaagtagtatattgatttgttcgattgtgtgttgttcaatcggccatcaccccttggGTATATAAGAGGTGGATGGACTTTCCGTGCAAGGAAAGGTtagaattcacgtccaaaaccctagtttgGGTCCAACTCGGAATCcggactttccaaaactgttcggtttacaaCCTGGCAGTACCTTGCGGGTCACTTTTGAGgaagtaaacgatctcggatgaaaacgtgcccaaaagcaatcttaaccgtttcgacgagacgaacaactttcatgttgaacgttttttgattagAGGCCATCTTGAGAGAGTTTTTGGCTGTTTTCCGAAGTCTGCAGCAGAAAAATCCAAACCCCGGACGGACATGCCCGGAGTGTCCGGCCTACAGCAGAAAAATATGGAATCCGGAGGGTTGCctccggagtgtccggccatctaCTGTAGCAGCATCTTGTAGcggccataacttttgcatacgaattcggattgggacgatctttatatcaaaatcgatcgtttcgacgagacgaacaactttcatgttgaacgtttttccaTCCGAGATCATCTGAATAACCTTTTGAGCTCATCTTCAACTTCTCGTCCGATTGACTATCACAGCCTCCAACCCGGCAAGTTTTCCATCCGAGTAAGCTTTCCACACCGACAATGTTTCTAtccggcaagctttcacaccggcaaggtttcactccggcaaggtttgtactccggtaagggtttcactccggcaaggtttgtactccggcaaggtttgtactccggcCAGGGTTCCTCTCTGACAAGGTTtcactccggcaaggtttgtactccggcaagggttttactccggcaaggtttgtactcTGGCCAGGGTTCCTCTCTGACAAGGTTTCCACCCCGGCAAGAGTTTTCTTTCCCACTCAGGGCcggcccgcgaagtgttgcctctaacttttgcatacgaacccggattcttaaccatgccaaaatctggtgtcaacatccTCGACGACGACGGTGAGGAGTCCATGAGGATGCTTTGTCACCAGTCTTTTTGGCCCGTGCATCTAGCTTGTCGGAGTGCCGGTGACAAGGCGACATCGGTGCCGCCAACATCTTTTCTCTTGGCTCCACCCCGTTGCATCGACATTCTTTTCATCGTTGTTGCGACGACAGTGGAGGTCTTGTTCATGAGATGGCGGATGTGCTAGCTCGGTGATGGTCCTTTTATGGCGATGGGGTACTTCTTCTCTGGGGTGCTGGTTCTCCGGGTCCGGAGCCTTACGAGTTACGACTTCCCAACTGTTGGATACAAGGTGTGGCCGGCTTTGGCAAccaaggggcggcggcgacggtgtcCTAGAAGTAGAAGACACGGTGAACCGCAAAGGTTTGGTTGTAATGTTCTTTTTCCCATGGGGCGTGCACGTTAAAAAAGAGAGGCTTTATGCTcttatagcaaaaaagaaaaaaaacaaataaaCGTAAAAATAAGATTTGAACATGGCCTAGGGAGTGCAGCCACGTCTGCAACGGTCTATAATCACCGGATGCCAGGTCTACAAATCCCGTCGATTTccgtttccctcaaaaaaaaacttgTTTTCACACCGCAAGCAACAACGGCTACAGCTCTCTGCCGCGGTACAAAATCTAAAAACTTACCGTTGCAAAGAAGATCAAACGGGGGCATTGAACCCGTTCCGTTTTCCGTGCCCCGATAAGACGGCAACCGATTAACCACGAAATTCAAAAGGAGCAAGAAAATAGGCAACTTCCCAAAACGAAAGCCTCCCAGACCCATCCCATCCCAACGTCTCGTATCATAGGACACCAGGGGCGATCCCGTCCTTTCCCACCGCGAGCCGTCCCCCCCCTCCGGTCTCCTGCTTCTGCGCCTGGGGTTTCCTCCTTCCACTCGAAGCCAGCCTCCCCTCCGCTCTCTCTCTCTACTTCTACCCCCCACTCCCTCCCTCCTCCGCCCCCCCACCCGGCTCCGGTTCCGGCTCcaacccccgcccccgcccccagaGGACcgcggagccgccgcccgccgccccgcacGAGGCCCGCCCATTCGCCGCCCGCGGCCGCGACGTTGGGCATTGCCGGCGGCGCTTCTNNNNNNNNNNNNNNNNNNNNNNNNNNNNNNNNNNNNNNNNNNNNNNNNNNNNNNNNNNNNNNNNNNNNNNNNNNNNNNNNNNNNNNNNNNNNNNNNNNNNNNNNNNNNNNNNNNNNNNNNNNNNNNNNNNNNNNNNNNNNNNNNNNNNNNNNNNNNNNNNNNNNNNNNNNNNNNNNNNNNNNNNNNNNNNNNNNNNNNNNNNNNNNNNNNNNNNNNNNNNNNNNNNNNNNNNNNNNNNNNNNNNNNNNNNNNNNNNNNNNNNNNNNNNNNNNNNNNNNNNNNNNNNNNNNNNNNNNNNNNNNNNNNNNNNNNNNNNNNNNNNNNNNNNNNNNNNNNNNNNNNNNNNNNNNNNNNNNNNNNNNNNNNNNNNNNNNNNNNNNNNNNNNNNNNNNNNNNNNNNNNNNNNNNNNNNNNNNNNNNNNNNNNNNNNNNNNNNNNNNNNNNNNNNNNNNNNNNNNNNNNTGGCTCGATTTGCCTCGCGCCCGTCGCCTCATTGCGgaatttggtttggtttggtttgttTTTGCAGTGTGATTTAGGTCTGCTGCCTGCCCGCCTGCCTCTGCTCGGCGGCTGCTCGTGCCCGGCGACGGCGCGATGTTCTACTCCAAAACGATGCTGTCCAAGAAGGGCCCACTGGGCGCGGTGTGGGTGGCGGGCGTCCGCGGCGTCGCCGCGCTCACCAGGGACCAGGTCCTGGGCACCGACGTCGCCTCCTCCGTCGGTAAGCGATATCACGCCTAATTTGCCTCCGCATAGCCCGCCTCCTGCAATGCAACGAAAGCTCCCTCTTTTTCGTGGGGTTTTGAGGGTTTCTTGGGTTTGGTTGCGGCCTAGGCGAGGAGAAATCTCACCAATTTTTTGGGGAAAAAGAATCTTCTTTTCTGGCGGTCTCATGTTCTTTCCTGGCTTGGTTAAGGGCTTAGAGGAGAATGCGGGTCTCTAATTTGTGGGGTGAGTGGAACAGTAGATTGGGAGGGGTTTATGTGGGGGTTTATAGTACCTTACAGTGTGATGAGTGAAGGATGGGAGGGGAATCTTTGGTTCTTCACCCCTAAAAGAAGACCAAGAGAGAGCCACTCTTTTTCTCTTGTGGCTTCGGTTCCCCTTACTAGGTTGTGGTTGGTGGAGTGGTGATTCAACCTTTTCTTCCCGATTTTAGGAAGCATCGATGCGCACACCTATCTTTTTTTATCTTCTTGTGGAGTGTAAGCATCACTGTTCACAAATTTCGTTTCAAATTTCCTTCGGGGGGAAAGGAACATATTGCAGTTTTTTTTAAGATTATCAGAAGATGAATGATAGGCTGTTGATAAAAAGCTTGAACCTGACTATGGGGTGTTTGCGTTTTGGCCAAAGGAGGGTTATGGGTCTTTGTGGATGGTATGGGGTTCACGGCTCTTGGCCGGCGAGAACTTTTCACATATGTTTTTTTTATCTACGTTATCCAGGCGTGAACCTGAGCTGAGTTTCAGGTTGGGTACCAACTGAATATACCATGTAACCAACTTTACTGTGACAAAAACCACATAATGATATTGAATTCACTGGGAAACTGCTTGAATATCGTTAAGCATTGCGTCTTTCTGTTGACAGACATAGCCCTTCAagtattttctttctttctaatAGTATTGTGATGACTAGCTCACACGTTTCCTGTTCATGGCAGACAAGATTTTGCCCGACGTTGAAACCACATACAGAATACTTGGGTTGCTTCTGCTTGGCGTTGTTAGGATTTACTCCAAGAAGGTGGAATACCTCTGCTATGACAGCAATCAGTTTTTTGAATCAACTGTAAGAGGGAAGAAAGTTCTACAGCGAGGGAAGAAAGGTGCTTGTGCAAGAAGATTGGTGCTAGACCAAGAAGACACTAGAAGATCGAAAAGAGTTGCCGTCGTTCAAGTCCCAGAATTGGACGAACCAGCTGATCTTCCACCAATCTTCACCGTACCCAAAAGATTTGAGCTCGACTCTTTTGATTTGCAGATACCTGAAGACAGGTAATGAACAAGCATGGTCGTAAACTAGTTTCATTTCTTTGTTGCTTGAAGTGTGGTGTCTCATTTTTTCCTTCTAAATTCCTCTGCAGAGAGgatgacaatgatgatcatcaccaaTTGCCTCGTCAAGGTAGCAAATGCTGCAACTTGATGTTGCTGTTATTGCTAAGAAATCATTTATGACCTTCAATTATTTTGTGCAGATACTTTGTTGGAAGATGAACATCAGCGTATGCCAAATTTATACGAGGTACCAAGCTTCCTTCCTACCATTCACTGAATAATCAAGACATGTATGCGCATAGAGTGAAATGCTTCTTATAACATCTGAAACAAAGGAATTGGGGAGCTTGGCAAAAATATGCTATGTAGTCTAGGCAGCAGTTTCCTACTGCACGCACCTACCACCTAATGTGATCTATAAATGCGATACTTCCCAGGCAGACAGAATTACTAAGCTTGCATGCATGAGGCAGCAGTTTAAGCGACCTGTACCTTCCACCGATTGATCCTGTTCTACCACTGATGGGGACCACAGTAGGTTCCACGTGTTACCTTACCTGATTACCATGGTCCTGTGTCAGTAGTTTCATGAATTCTCCGATTAAGGTGTTAAGTATCCATTTTGTTTGTGGTTTGTAAATTATTCCACCCACGTGTGTTACCTTAGATACGTTTGTTCCTTTGCATTAGCAGGTGACATGCAATACTGTCTGCTTCCTCTTGTTTTTATGCCTTATTTGTTTTGAGAAACTAAAACTTAAGATGTCTTATCAGGGGATGCCATATGCTGATCTGGACTCTGCTTACGTTGTGCCAGTATGCATGTAAGTACATAGGCTATGTTACCTAATGGTGTTAAAAGATTACTTCCAGTGAATTTCTGAGCTGATCTCTTGATGCAGCATTCCAACTGAAATGATCGGTGTCACTGATGAAGTCACCGATCTTCTGTACTTGGGTAACATAGGGGATGAACTTGAAAATGAAAGTCAGAATCCTGATCCTGCTTGCTTTACACCAGTGAAGGAGTAAGTATATGAACTATCACCCCCTCTCCTGACTCATTCATATGAGCAGACTTGTTCCTCTCTGTTTGCTAATATGAGACTATGAAACAGTGTTCTTCCACCTGAGGCGATGGATATGATGGCTGAAGCAAGCGAGCTTCCAGAGAAAAGCAAAGAGGTGAAGAAAGCTAGAAGAGAAGTGAATGGTGATCCTGCTTGTTCTACCCCTTTGCCGGAGTGAGTATTGCTACTCCCTTCCTTTTGTTACATCAAACTTTCTTTACTTCAAGATAATTCTGAAAATTATCATTGTAATTTGATATTATTAAGCATGCAATGATTCAGGAATCAAGAAATGCAAAGACCTGTGAATGCTGTGGAGAATGTGGTGTGTGCAGATCTACATGAAAATCATCCTGTAGTCGAAGAATCAGAAAATGGGTTAGCGGTAGGAAAACCGAACACAACACTATCTATAGAAATTCCTGACATCGAGGAACAAGAGTCTCTGGAACCTTCCACTCCAGAGCCCTTGCGAGAGGGAGCCTCAGGTTAACTTTTGTGAGAAGTTCCTATTCTACTTATTGTCATTATCTTGCTCATGTTTGTGACATATTTATCTCATTTACTAGAAAAATTTGTGGTTGCAACACCTGCTCAAAATGAGAAGCGCCAGGTTACCAGAAAAAGGAGGAGGGGGTTATACAATAAGAGAAAAGTTTGGGTGTTGTGGGATGAGAATGCTATCCTTGATAATGAGTAAGTACAATAACTTGCTTGTAGAAGCTCTTTCATCTGTTGCATTACCTATTCCTGTGTGCTTGTATGCATCCTAGCAGCCAGTTTGAACTTCTCTATCAGCTTAAGAAGTTTGCATGGTGCAAATGAGTTAGTAATATGGAAGAGCTTGCACAAGATCTTCCATATGTTGCAAACCATTTTATTTTTGTTTGAGAACTGGGAGTGGTCTGATCTGCATTGACATGCTTCTTTAAGGTGTTTCCTCTTTTTGTATGAGAATTGGGAGGGGCTGATCTGCATTGTCATGCTTCTTTAAGGTGATTCCGTAGTATGTAAAATGGAACTTTAAATAGGATATGCATGGTCAATGCAAATTATAATATTGCCACATTAGCATGCTTTCTTTAAGGTGATACCGCAGTATGTTGATGGAACATTGAATTTCTATATACATGGTCCATTCATACTGTTTTTGGAACATCCTCCCTACAGCACGATGAGAGAAATGGTAGACGGGGTTGGTGTAGAGGATCTAGTCGTCAAAAGAAGGAAGGCGCCTCACACTCGCCATCAGATTTGGAGGGAGCCAAGATTTCGTTCTCTGCAGGATACTTTCATGGAGCCAATTCTTCCATGTGATAACATTGAGCCAATTATGCAATGTAAGTCAATCATTCATCTAGTCAGGCTCAGTTATTGATGCAAACATTAGTCATCAGCTTAGCTGATCATCTTATTTTAACAGATTCGACTACAGTGCGCCTTAATTCTACTACAGCCGATGCCTCATGCGGGGAATCCGTTAAAGCAAAGAAGTGTCTTTCATATGAACCTGCTGAATCCAGCAATCCCCACAAGGAAGCTGCAAATGAAGAAACAGAATGTGTCCCAAATGAACTGACAAATGGCATCCAGACTCCTGTTGGGTGCTACAATCAAAGTCAGCAAAGTCAAGATGTTTGTGAATGCAATGCTGATACaccctatgaaaagaacaacacactaGTCAATGGAGATGAATCAGTGCTGCCAGAAGAGAGATTGTATGAATCAACCAGTCACAGTGCATTGCGCAATGAATCATTGACTGCTGATATAGATGCGGTAAGCAAGCGtctacatctaaactcggtgggaaAAAAGATTCTATTATGGTTTTACACCACACTTTATTCATTTGAGAATGTTCTCTGGTTGCAGGATATTCCTATGGATGAAGAGCATGCTGCCAGAGATGAAGGTAATGTTTACAACTTATAGTATAAACTTATAGTAGTTTATACTGCTTGTGCTCGTGCTGTTTGATGTTTGTGCTTTGCCATCCTATTCTTATACACTCACTATTATTTTTGCAGATTTCCCGCTTTCAACAAGAACTAGGTGAGAACAAGATTGTTGTTGCTTTTCCTTTGTATTCTTCCTGCTTTTATCTGCCTGTAATACTTACTCTCTAGGTTCACTATTTCAGGGCAGTAGCAAAGTGCCTCCATCAGCTATTCTTGGACCAGAAGTGCCAGGAGCAAAGTAATGTCCCCGTGACGCTCGGCCAAGCCCTCGAAGGCAGCAAGAGGAAAACCACAGCAAGATTCTTCTATGAAACTCTGGTAAGCCTGCTGTAACATGTTTCCTAGTTGAGTTCTTTTCTTGAAAGATTGAACTGGATAAAAGGCATGGATTGATACAAATGATCAATCACTCGGTGTCTTGACATATTTATGCATATCCATCGCATTTTTCATTCTTAAGTAAGAAATATTCTTCTCTGCAATGCGATTTGATGCCGTGTCCTCTTTCATTGCAACGCGCGTCTTTCTAAATTTGCAAAATTTGTTCCATTCTTATTCTTACCAACAGTTGCTTGTGTCTTGCAAAATTCCAGTTTAGATTCACACTACGTTCTTCCCAAAACACAACAGTGTACCCCTTGTATACTGATGGAAAATAAATAAATGCTAATAAGCTACGTACCCCTCTCTTGTGCAGATCCTCAAGAGCCGCGGGTTGATAGACGTGAATCAGGAGAAGCCCTATGAGAACATCACAATCTCTGCAACTCCACAGCTCGACGCGGTGCTGCAGAATCCAGTGCCCGCTTCAACTTCTTAGCAGCAGCATGTCAGGGTAGGTAGTTTTTGGAGAAGAGGACTCGAAGTTTCAGCTTTTTGCTATATCCCGTAGCATCATCTTGAGGATATGTAACAGGCCAGTTGTATATATGGATCGTTCGTTCGTATGG
This window harbors:
- the LOC119355545 gene encoding sister chromatid cohesion 1 protein 2-like; this encodes MFYSKTMLSKKGPLGAVWVAGVRGVAALTRDQVLGTDVASSVDKILPDVETTYRILGLLLLGVVRIYSKKVEYLCYDSNQFFESTVRGKKVLQRGKKGACARRLVLDQEDTRRSKRVAVVQVPELDEPADLPPIFTVPKRFELDSFDLQIPEDREDDNDDHHQLPRQDTLLEDEHQRMPNLYEGMPYADLDSAYVVPVCIIPTEMIGVTDEVTDLLYLGNIGDELENESQNPDPACFTPVKDVLPPEAMDMMAEASELPEKSKEVKKARREVNGDPACSTPLPENQEMQRPVNAVENVVCADLHENHPVVEESENGLAVGKPNTTLSIEIPDIEEQESLEPSTPEPLREGASEKFVVATPAQNEKRQVTRKRRRGLYNKRKVWVLWDENAILDNDTMREMVDGVGVEDLVVKRRKAPHTRHQIWREPRFRSLQDTFMEPILPCDNIEPIMQYSTTVRLNSTTADASCGESVKAKKCLSYEPAESSNPHKEAANEETECVPNELTNGIQTPVGCYNQSQQSQDVCECNADTPYEKNNTLVNGDESVLPEERLYESTSHSALRNESLTADIDADIPMDEEHAARDEDFPLSTRTRAVAKCLHQLFLDQKCQEQSNVPVTLGQALEGSKRKTTARFFYETLILKSRGLIDVNQEKPYENITISATPQLDAVLQNPVPASTS